The genomic interval CGAGCCACGTCCCGCACGTCGCACAGATTGACACCGCCGTCAGGCGCGATGGTGAGCCGCCCTTTGGCCACCGCAGCTACAAAGTTGGGAGTGTATGTACGGATACCGAAGATCACGGTTGGATTGACCACCACTGCAGGCAATCCGTCGTCCACTGCCCGCAATACGATCTCCTCAGCCGTCCGTTTGGCGATCGCATATCCGACATCCAATTGTCCGCCGTCAAACGGATACGTTTCATCCACCGGCTCCTCGGAGTCAGGCAGGCCCACTGCGGCAGCAGAACTGGTCTGTACAAAACGGCGAACACCTGCCCTTTTCGCTTCGTTCACCATGTTTTGCGTCCCTTTCACATGGCTGTCGGACATGGCCCGACGGACAAAACGGCCCCAACTCACCTCTCCCGCCACATGGAACACCCAGTCAATCCCCTCACAAACGCCTCTGATGGAATCGGCATCCGTCACGTCTCCCTGCACTTTTCGAATGCCGTCGGGCAGATCGTGCAACCGGGATGTCGGACGGTGTAACAAGGTTACCTCATGCCCCTCATCATGCAACAGATGGATCAGATTGCGACCGACGAAACCGGTTCCGCCCGTTACCAAGACCCGCATCCGTTCTCCCCCTTCACCACAATTTTTCACCTTCCATCATCGTTTGACGCTCCACACGCCTAAAGTACCACAGGCCCCTATGGTCGCCGTGGGATTCTAGCGTGGTGAACGCGCTTTAGTCCATTTCGGTTTCGGGCAACCTCGGTGACAGTGATCTCGCATCACTTCCATGGCATAGATATCCCATTCGTTTTCCTGACAGATATCTTTCATCATCTGTTTGAATCGCTCTTCCACTTGGTTGATCAACACTTTTCTGCGATAACGCGGGCGGAAAACAAAGTGGGCGTGAATCAGAGAACCGCACGACAAAACGGAAACAACTGCAGTAACTCCGGCACCATCCCCTGGGGGCCAAATTTCCGAGGTCCTCCGATCCGCACAGCCA from Polycladomyces zharkentensis carries:
- a CDS encoding NAD-dependent epimerase/dehydratase family protein, giving the protein MRVLVTGGTGFVGRNLIHLLHDEGHEVTLLHRPTSRLHDLPDGIRKVQGDVTDADSIRGVCEGIDWVFHVAGEVSWGRFVRRAMSDSHVKGTQNMVNEAKRAGVRRFVQTSSAAAVGLPDSEEPVDETYPFDGGQLDVGYAIAKRTAEEIVLRAVDDGLPAVVVNPTVIFGIRTYTPNFVAAVAKGRLTIAPDGGVNLCDVRDVARGHLLAAEKGRIGERYILGGTNLPFADAFRRIARLGGSDKPIRVLKRKAAIPIALVSEALSWISGREPALSWDLAKLTGRRIYYSSQKAIRELGYTITPFDEAMRQTVDWLMGNDRVDVD
- the tnpA gene encoding IS200/IS605 family transposase translates to MGHWRCGKSEYGCADRRTSEIWPPGDGAGVTAVVSVLSCGSLIHAHFVFRPRYRRKVLINQVEERFKQMMKDICQENEWDIYAMEVMRDHCHRGCPKPKWTKARSPR